The segment ATCGCGATCCGGCGTTTTTGCCCCAAACTTAGATGATGCAGCGGAAAATTCGCCAATTCCGTTAAGTTAAAGTCCTTTAGCGTCTGCTGCAATCGTTGTTTGATTTCTGTCGGTGGCAATTGCAGATTACAAAGTCCATAGGAAATATCTTCTGCAACGGTCGCAGCAACCAATTGTCGTTCTGGGTCTTGAAACGTTAATCCAATATGTTGTCGCCACAGGTTCAATGAAGCGGGGGTGTATTGCAGTGGGCTTCCCTGCCAATAAATCACTCCAGATGTACAGCGATACAAGCCATCCGCGAGAAATAGAAGTGTCGATTTACCGCATCCATTGTGTCCTAAAATTGCAGTCTTTTGACCACCTGTAATAGTTAGGTTTAAGTTTTGGATGGCGGGATGTTTGCCTCCAGGATAGGTGTAGCAGACATTGCGAAATTCGAGTAGCGGAGTGGACATGAACGAGAGGGAGTAGGGAAGTGAAGGAGTGGAGGAATGGAGGAGTAGGGAGTGGGGGAGACAAAAAATCTAAAATCTAAAATCTAAAATTACTAATCCGATACACCCAACTAGAGATTCAATCGCATAACGTTTTGAGTAAATATACGATTGATCAGAATACACTTGAAAGTTGCCGTTAAATCCACGAGCCATAAGAGCTAGAGAGAAATAGTGATACTGTTGAAGCGATCGCACGAGTAGTTGACTCACAACTAATCCCACACTATACATCCACCGTTTTCGGGTGCGATAACCTCCGCGCGATCGCTGTGCTAACTGCAATTCAGCAACTACTTCTAGAAATAGAAATACAAATCGATACATCAGCA is part of the Oscillatoria sp. FACHB-1407 genome and harbors:
- a CDS encoding energy-coupling factor ABC transporter ATP-binding protein, which codes for MSTPLLEFRNVCYTYPGGKHPAIQNLNLTITGGQKTAILGHNGCGKSTLLFLADGLYRCTSGVIYWQGSPLQYTPASLNLWRQHIGLTFQDPERQLVAATVAEDISYGLCNLQLPPTEIKQRLQQTLKDFNLTELANFPLHHLSLGQKRRIAIAGVMALQPKLLLLDEPTAYLDNRQTHNLFQELDRIHASGTTVVMATHDIDLAYAWADQIIVLHEGQMVLSDQTNTVFANVALLEQLQLGIPTLLEVWYALPEHQRAQRVPPRTIAELRSHLLSHCKN